One part of the Fusobacterium pseudoperiodonticum genome encodes these proteins:
- the lpxA gene encoding acyl-ACP--UDP-N-acetylglucosamine O-acyltransferase encodes MVDIHKTAIIEEGAIIEDGVTIGPYCIVGKDVIIKKGTVLQSHVVVEGITEIGENNTIYSFVSIGKANQDLKYKGEPTKTIIGNNNSIREFVTIHRGTDDRWETRIGSGNLLMAYVHVAHDVIIGDDCILANNVTLAGHVVVDSHAIIGGLTPIHQFTRIGSYSMIGGASGVNQDICPFVLAEGNKAVIRGLNSIGLRRRGFTDDEISNLKKAYRILFRQGLQLKDALEELEKDFSEDKNVKYLVDFIKSSDRGIAR; translated from the coding sequence ATGGTAGATATACATAAAACAGCTATCATAGAAGAAGGGGCTATTATAGAAGATGGAGTTACAATAGGCCCTTACTGTATAGTTGGAAAAGACGTTATAATAAAAAAAGGTACCGTTTTACAATCTCATGTTGTTGTTGAGGGTATAACAGAGATAGGAGAAAATAATACCATTTACTCTTTTGTTTCAATAGGAAAAGCAAATCAAGACTTAAAATATAAAGGCGAACCTACAAAAACTATTATAGGAAATAACAATTCTATAAGAGAATTTGTAACTATTCATAGAGGTACTGATGATAGATGGGAAACTAGAATAGGAAGTGGAAATCTTCTTATGGCTTATGTGCATGTAGCTCATGATGTTATTATTGGTGATGATTGTATACTTGCAAATAATGTTACTCTTGCTGGACACGTTGTTGTTGATAGTCACGCAATTATTGGAGGACTTACTCCTATTCATCAATTTACAAGAATAGGTTCTTATTCTATGATAGGTGGAGCAAGTGGAGTAAACCAAGATATTTGTCCTTTCGTTTTAGCAGAAGGGAATAAAGCAGTTATAAGAGGTCTAAATAGTATAGGTTTAAGAAGAAGAGGTTTCACTGATGATGAAATTTCTAATTTGAAAAAAGCATATAGAATACTATTTAGACAAGGTCTACAATTAAAAGATGCTTTAGAAGAACTTGAAAAAGATTTTAGTGAAGATAAAAATGTAAAATATCTAGTAGATTTTATAAAGAGCAGCGATAGGGGGATAGCTAGATAA
- the fabZ gene encoding 3-hydroxyacyl-ACP dehydratase FabZ — protein MLDVLEIMKRIPHRYPFLLVDRILEMDKENQTIKGKKNVTINEEFFNGHFPGHPIMPGVLIVEGMAQCLGVMVMENFPGKVPYFAAIESAKFKNPVKPGDTLIYDVKVDKVKRNFVKATGKTYVDDAVVAEANFTFVIADL, from the coding sequence ATGTTAGATGTTTTAGAAATAATGAAAAGGATACCACACAGATACCCATTTTTACTAGTTGATAGAATTTTAGAAATGGACAAAGAAAATCAAACAATAAAAGGTAAAAAAAATGTAACAATCAATGAAGAATTTTTTAATGGACATTTTCCAGGACATCCAATTATGCCAGGTGTATTAATAGTAGAAGGTATGGCTCAATGTTTAGGTGTTATGGTTATGGAAAATTTCCCAGGAAAAGTTCCTTACTTTGCAGCAATAGAAAGTGCTAAATTTAAAAACCCTGTTAAACCTGGAGATACATTGATTTATGATGTAAAAGTTGATAAAGTTAAAAGAAATTTTGTAAAAGCAACTGGAAAAACTTATGTAGATGATGCAGTAGTTGCAGAAGCAAACTTTACATTTGTAATTGCAGATCTCTAA
- the lpxC gene encoding UDP-3-O-acyl-N-acetylglucosamine deacetylase encodes MKRKTLKNIVEYDGIGLHKGEVIKMKLIPSKSTGIVFRMMNMPEGKNEILLDYRNTFDLTRGTNLKNEHGAMVFTIEHFLSALYVAGITDLIIELSGNELPICDGSAIKFLDLFHESGIVELDEDVEEIVVKEPIFLSKGDKHIIALPYENGYKLTYAIRFEHTFLKSQLAEFEITEEVYKKEIAPARTFGFDYEVEYLKQNNLALGGTLENAIVIKKDGVLNPEGLRFEDEFVRHKMLDIIGDLKILNRPIRAHIIAVKAGHLIDIEFAKILDNIK; translated from the coding sequence ATGAAGAGAAAAACTTTAAAAAATATAGTAGAATATGATGGTATAGGTCTACACAAAGGTGAAGTAATAAAAATGAAACTTATTCCTAGTAAATCTACTGGAATAGTTTTTAGAATGATGAATATGCCTGAAGGGAAAAATGAAATACTTCTAGATTATAGAAATACTTTCGATTTAACAAGAGGTACAAATTTAAAAAATGAACATGGAGCTATGGTCTTTACTATAGAACATTTTTTATCAGCTCTTTATGTTGCAGGTATCACAGATTTAATAATTGAATTAAGTGGGAACGAGCTTCCTATCTGTGATGGTAGTGCTATTAAATTTTTAGATCTATTCCATGAAAGTGGTATAGTTGAATTAGATGAAGATGTAGAAGAAATTGTTGTAAAAGAACCTATATTTTTATCTAAAGGAGATAAACATATAATTGCTCTACCTTATGAAAATGGTTACAAACTAACTTATGCAATAAGATTTGAACATACATTTTTAAAATCACAACTTGCAGAGTTTGAAATAACTGAAGAAGTTTATAAAAAGGAAATTGCTCCAGCGAGAACTTTTGGTTTTGATTATGAAGTTGAGTACTTAAAACAAAATAATCTTGCCTTAGGTGGAACTTTAGAAAATGCTATAGTTATAAAAAAAGATGGAGTTTTAAATCCTGAAGGATTAAGATTTGAAGATGAATTTGTAAGACATAAAATGCTTGATATTATTGGTGACTTAAAGATTTTAAATAGACCAATAAGAGCACATATTATTGCTGTTAAAGCAGGACACCTTATTGATATTGAATTTGCAAAAATTCTTGATAATATAAAATAG
- a CDS encoding ATP-dependent helicase, translated as MNLNLLEKLNEKQREAASQIDGSILILAGAGSGKTRTITYRIAHMIENIGISPYSILAVTFTNKAAKEMRERVEDLVGEVAKSCTISTFHSFGMRLLRMYAAEVGYSPNFTIYDTDDQRRIIKAILKGQNITMNGNKLTERDLISIISKIKEEIKTVEEYSVMNKQIIEVYEKYNRSLIESNAMDFSDILLNTYKLLQNSSILEKIQNKYKYIMIDEYQDTNNLQYKIIDLIARKSSNLCVVGDENQSIYGFRGANILNILNFENNYKNAKIIKLEENYRSTSTILDAANELIKNNKSSKDKRLWTQNGKGDLIKVLVCDNARDEVSKIIDIIKENHQNGIPYKDMTILYRTNMQSRVFEEGLLRYNIPHKVFGGISFYSRAEIKDIIAYLSIIVNPQDELNLQRIVNVPKRKVGEKGIEKIIAFARENNLNLLDALSHIKDISGLTATGKEKLSEMYDIIKELKDLSYSETASYIVETLLDKIKYIDYVKETYDDADARIENIEEFKNSILELENVVGVLRLSEYLENVSLVSATDDLEDEKDYIKLMTIHNSKGLEFPIVFLVGFENEIFPGARASFDEKEMEEERRLCYVALTRAEKKLYLSHTAIRFVYGQDRLATPSVFLKEIPENLLDVEVKKERLYFEDDEFSDTRHSEKFKRFEKKKTEINTKNTIVIPDDVKEVLDTLGFKIGDKVKHKKFGLGVIKKMDAKKIYVQYVDEIREMAIILADKLLTKLD; from the coding sequence ATGAACTTGAACTTATTAGAAAAATTAAATGAGAAACAAAGGGAAGCAGCCTCACAAATTGATGGTTCGATTTTAATTTTAGCGGGTGCTGGTTCTGGTAAAACAAGAACAATTACATATAGAATAGCACACATGATAGAAAATATTGGAATTAGTCCTTATAGTATTTTGGCAGTAACTTTTACAAATAAAGCTGCTAAAGAAATGAGAGAAAGAGTTGAAGACCTTGTAGGAGAGGTTGCAAAATCTTGTACAATTTCTACCTTCCACTCCTTTGGAATGAGACTTTTAAGAATGTATGCAGCTGAAGTAGGTTATAGCCCAAACTTTACTATATATGACACAGATGACCAAAGAAGAATAATAAAAGCTATATTAAAAGGTCAAAACATAACTATGAATGGAAATAAATTGACTGAAAGAGACCTTATTTCTATAATTTCGAAAATAAAAGAAGAAATAAAGACTGTTGAAGAATATTCAGTTATGAACAAGCAAATTATAGAAGTTTATGAAAAATATAATAGAAGTTTAATAGAAAGTAATGCTATGGATTTTTCAGATATACTTTTAAATACATATAAATTATTACAAAACTCTTCTATACTTGAAAAAATACAAAATAAATATAAGTATATAATGATAGATGAGTACCAAGATACAAACAATCTACAATATAAAATTATAGATTTAATAGCAAGAAAATCATCTAATTTGTGTGTTGTTGGAGATGAAAACCAAAGTATATATGGATTTAGAGGAGCTAATATATTAAATATCCTTAACTTTGAAAACAACTATAAGAATGCTAAAATAATAAAACTAGAAGAAAATTATAGATCAACTAGCACTATACTAGATGCTGCTAATGAACTTATTAAAAATAATAAATCTTCTAAAGATAAAAGACTATGGACACAAAATGGAAAAGGAGACTTAATCAAAGTCTTAGTTTGTGATAATGCAAGAGATGAAGTAAGTAAAATTATAGATATAATCAAAGAAAATCATCAAAATGGTATTCCATATAAGGATATGACAATTTTATATAGAACTAATATGCAATCAAGAGTATTTGAAGAAGGACTTTTAAGATATAACATACCTCATAAAGTCTTTGGTGGAATTAGTTTCTATTCAAGAGCAGAAATTAAAGATATAATTGCATATCTATCTATTATTGTTAATCCACAAGATGAATTAAATTTACAAAGAATAGTTAATGTCCCTAAAAGAAAAGTTGGGGAAAAAGGAATTGAAAAAATAATTGCCTTTGCAAGAGAAAATAATCTTAATTTACTTGATGCTCTTTCTCATATAAAGGACATTTCAGGACTGACAGCAACAGGAAAAGAAAAACTTTCTGAAATGTATGATATAATAAAGGAACTGAAAGATTTATCTTACAGTGAAACTGCCTCTTACATAGTTGAAACTTTACTAGATAAGATAAAATATATAGACTATGTCAAAGAAACTTATGATGATGCAGATGCAAGAATTGAGAATATTGAAGAGTTTAAAAACTCTATTTTAGAATTAGAAAATGTTGTTGGTGTATTAAGACTTAGTGAATATTTGGAAAATGTTTCACTTGTCAGTGCAACAGATGACTTAGAGGATGAGAAAGATTATATAAAATTGATGACTATACACAACTCAAAAGGTCTAGAATTTCCTATAGTTTTCTTAGTTGGTTTTGAAAATGAAATCTTCCCAGGTGCAAGAGCATCATTTGACGAGAAAGAAATGGAAGAAGAAAGAAGACTTTGCTATGTTGCCTTAACGAGAGCGGAAAAGAAACTATATTTATCTCATACAGCAATAAGATTTGTCTATGGTCAAGATAGATTAGCAACTCCTTCTGTATTTTTAAAAGAAATACCTGAAAACCTTTTAGATGTAGAAGTTAAAAAAGAAAGATTATACTTTGAAGACGATGAATTTTCAGATACAAGACATTCTGAAAAGTTTAAGAGATTTGAAAAGAAGAAAACTGAAATAAATACAAAAAATACTATTGTAATTCCTGATGATGTAAAAGAAGTACTAGATACATTAGGTTTCAAAATAGGTGATAAAGTAAAACATAAAAAATTTGGTTTAGGTGTCATCAAAAAGATGGATGCTAAAAAAATATATGTTCAATACGTTGATGAAATAAGAGAAATGGCTATTATACTAGCTGATAAACTTTTAACTAAATTGGACTAG
- a CDS encoding RNA-guided endonuclease InsQ/TnpB family protein has product MYKALKIELKLTVAQKIQVCKTIGTERFIYNEYIKYNQEQYELGNKFVSANDFSKYINNVYLPNNPDKKWIKDVSSKSVKQAMIYGEKAFKNFFKGLSAFPVFKKKAKNDLGAYFVKNNKTDFEFYRHKIKIPTLKFVRVKEYGYIPKNAIIKSGTITKIADRYFLSLIMEVEDTVKVTNTSSKGLGVDLGIKDTAICSNGKVFKNINKTKKVKKLKKKLKREQRKMSRSAEYSKSKKIKLKECRNFNKKKLKVQKLFYRLNCIRDDYNNKIVDEITRAKLKYIAIEDLKVSNMMKNKHLSKAIQEQNFYAIRTKLINKCKERNIELRVVNTFYPSSKTCSCCGSIKKNLKLNDRIYKCCNCGLEIDRDYNASINLEKAKIYKVIA; this is encoded by the coding sequence ATGTATAAAGCACTAAAGATAGAATTAAAACTAACAGTAGCACAGAAGATACAAGTATGTAAGACTATTGGTACTGAAAGATTTATATATAATGAGTATATTAAATATAATCAAGAACAATATGAGCTAGGTAATAAATTTGTAAGTGCTAATGATTTTTCTAAATATATTAACAATGTCTATCTGCCTAATAATCCTGATAAAAAATGGATAAAAGATGTATCTTCTAAATCAGTAAAACAAGCTATGATTTATGGAGAAAAGGCTTTTAAAAATTTTTTTAAGGGTTTAAGTGCTTTTCCTGTTTTTAAGAAAAAAGCAAAAAATGACTTGGGTGCATATTTTGTTAAAAATAATAAAACTGATTTTGAGTTTTATAGGCATAAAATAAAAATCCCCACATTGAAATTTGTAAGAGTAAAAGAATATGGATACATACCTAAAAATGCGATTATTAAAAGTGGTACTATAACTAAAATAGCTGATAGATATTTTCTATCACTTATTATGGAAGTTGAAGATACTGTAAAAGTAACTAATACAAGTAGTAAAGGATTAGGAGTAGATTTAGGGATAAAAGATACAGCTATATGTTCTAATGGTAAGGTATTTAAAAATATAAATAAAACTAAAAAAGTTAAAAAATTGAAAAAGAAACTTAAGAGGGAACAAAGAAAGATGTCAAGAAGTGCAGAATATTCTAAATCTAAAAAGATAAAATTAAAAGAATGTAGGAATTTTAATAAGAAAAAGTTGAAAGTACAAAAATTATTTTATAGACTAAATTGTATTAGAGATGATTACAATAATAAAATAGTAGATGAAATAACAAGAGCCAAGTTAAAATACATTGCTATTGAAGATTTAAAAGTATCTAATATGATGAAAAATAAACATCTTTCAAAAGCTATACAAGAACAGAATTTTTATGCGATAAGAACTAAACTTATAAATAAATGTAAGGAAAGAAATATTGAGTTAAGGGTAGTAAATACATTCTATCCAAGTTCTAAGACTTGCTCTTGTTGTGGTAGTATTAAAAAAAATTTGAAGCTAAATGATAGGATTTATAAATGTTGTAATTGTGGTTTAGAAATAGATAGAGATTACAATGCAAGTATAAATCTTGAAAAAGCAAAAATATATAAAGTAATAGCATAG
- a CDS encoding M20 metallopeptidase family protein: MEEKIKKLSEKYLERVMELRRELHKYPEIGFDLFKTAEIVKKELDRMGIPYKSEIAKTGIVATIKGGKPGKTVLLRADMDALPLTEESRCDFKSTHEGKMHACGHDGHTAGLLGVGMILNELKDELSGNIKLLFQPAEEEPGGAKPMIDEGVLENPKVDAAFGCHIWPSIKAGHVAIKDGAMMSHPTTFEIIFQGKGGHASQPEKTVDTVMVACQAVVNFQNIISRNISTLRPAVLSCCSIHAGEAHNIIPDKLFLKGTIRSFDEKITDQIVDRMDEILKGITSAYGASYEFLVDRMYPVLKNDHELFKFSKNALENILGKDNVEVMEDPVMGAEDFAYFGKHIPSFFFFVGVNDEQLENENMLHHPKLFWDEKYLITNMKTLSQLAVEFLNFN, translated from the coding sequence ATGGAAGAAAAAATTAAAAAATTATCTGAAAAATATTTAGAAAGAGTTATGGAACTTAGAAGAGAACTTCATAAATATCCAGAAATAGGTTTTGACTTATTTAAAACTGCTGAAATAGTAAAAAAAGAATTAGATAGAATGGGAATTCCATATAAATCTGAAATTGCTAAAACAGGAATTGTTGCAACTATCAAGGGTGGAAAACCTGGTAAGACAGTACTTTTAAGAGCTGATATGGACGCTTTACCCCTAACAGAAGAAAGTAGATGTGATTTTAAATCAACTCATGAAGGAAAAATGCATGCTTGTGGACATGATGGACATACTGCAGGACTTCTTGGAGTTGGAATGATTTTGAATGAATTAAAAGATGAACTTTCTGGAAATATAAAATTACTTTTTCAACCTGCTGAAGAAGAACCTGGTGGAGCAAAACCAATGATAGATGAAGGTGTTTTAGAAAATCCTAAAGTTGATGCAGCTTTTGGTTGTCATATTTGGCCTAGTATAAAAGCAGGGCATGTAGCTATTAAAGATGGAGCTATGATGTCACACCCTACAACATTTGAAATAATATTTCAAGGAAAAGGTGGTCATGCTTCGCAACCTGAAAAAACAGTTGATACAGTTATGGTGGCTTGTCAAGCTGTAGTCAATTTTCAAAATATAATCAGTAGAAATATTTCAACATTAAGACCAGCTGTCTTATCTTGTTGTAGTATTCATGCTGGAGAGGCACACAATATAATACCTGATAAGTTATTTTTAAAGGGTACTATTAGAAGTTTTGATGAAAAGATTACAGATCAAATAGTTGATAGAATGGATGAAATTTTAAAAGGAATAACTAGTGCTTATGGAGCTTCTTATGAATTTTTAGTAGATAGAATGTATCCAGTATTAAAAAATGACCATGAATTATTTAAATTTTCTAAAAATGCTTTAGAAAATATTTTAGGAAAAGACAATGTTGAAGTTATGGAAGATCCTGTAATGGGGGCTGAAGATTTTGCATATTTTGGAAAACATATTCCATCATTTTTCTTCTTTGTCGGAGTTAATGATGAGCAATTAGAAAATGAAAATATGCTTCACCATCCAAAGTTATTCTGGGATGAAAAGTATTTAATTACAAATATGAAAACTCTATCTCAATTAGCAGTAGAATTTTTAAACTTTAATTGA